Proteins co-encoded in one Glycine max cultivar Williams 82 chromosome 15 unlocalized genomic scaffold, Glycine_max_v4.0 Gm15_scaffold_339, whole genome shotgun sequence genomic window:
- the LOC106796314 gene encoding uncharacterized protein produces the protein MLESFQQQDQMSVLELYIEKDVAGGSMFHSANSLTSCGNNLSNNEAQPPINVSNLHGDEDDDDDDYLVSNSYVEESLDKDDSIDGISDTDDEVTGMIQPVRIVHPVEGVQGIQNPFWNDVLHYNNINWSHPDDEDICGLEMPSSFNVGQELYVGINFDSKDVVKNAVKQYVMKVHQSFKVVESKSNKYVVCCLNKSAECPCPFYMRAILSKKTNSWKVTQWGGPHTCLNMTMTQDHEKLNSNLIVICVVGMIREDPSIKVSLIQERINSEFAYKVSYKKAWLVKQKVIAIEYGDWEESYVKLSSWLTHMQNHSLGSYFQILHDDFIIGNTVSHEHHQFHRVFWTFGQCKEAFEYCKSIIQVDGTHLYGKYRGTLLMATSQDGNCGVLPLAFVLVEGETLTAWSWFLAHLHKHVTNVAVFAFFGSTNIFIFFLYQTM, from the exons atgctcgaaagttttcaacaacaagatcaaatgtcagttctggaattgtacatagaaaaggatgtggctggtggttctatgtttcattctgcaaattctcttacatcatgtggaaataatttatctaataatgagGCACAACCGCCAATAAATGTGAGCAATTTACatggtgatgaagatgatgatgatgatgattatcttgtgtctaactcatacgtggAAGAGTCTTTAGACAAAGATGATAGTATTGAcggtatatctgatacagatGATGAAGTCACCGGCATGAttcaaccagtaagaattgttcacccagtAGAAG gtgtacaaggaattcaaaatccattttggaatgatgttttgcattataataatatcaactggAGTCATCCGGATGATgaggacatttgtggtttggagatgccatcgagttttaatgttggccaagaattatatgttggcataaattttgatagtaaagatgtgGTCAAGAATgcagtcaaacaatatgttatgaaggtgcatcaaagtttcaaagtggttgaaagcaaatcgaacaagtatgtcgtttgttgcttgaataaaagcgcagagtgtccttgccctttctatatgagggcaattttatctaaaaaaactaattcatggaaagtcacacaatggggtggaccacacacatgcctcaatatgaccatgacacaagatcacgagaagcttaattcaaatttaattgtcatttgtgtagtag gcatgatcagagaagatccatcaataaaagtttctttgattcaagagaggattaacagtGAATTTGCCTACAAGGTGTCGTATAAAAAAGCTTGGTTGGTGAAACAAAAAGTCATTGCAAtagaatatggcgattgggaagagtcatatgTGAAACTTTCatcgtggctaacacacatgcaaaatcattctcttggatcatattttcaaatactacatgacgattttattatTGGGAATACGGTTAGTCACGAACACCATCAGTTTCATAGAGTGTTTTGGACTTTTGgtcaatgtaaagaggctttcgAGTATTGTAAgtcaatcatacaagttgacggcacacatttgtacggaaaataccgtgggaccctcttaatggccacatcacaagatggaaattgTGGTGTCCTTCCTTTAGCATTCGTCTTGGTCGAAGGTGAGACGTTaacagcgtggtcatggtttttggcacacttgcatAAACACGTCACCAATGTAGCTGTGTTTGCATTTTTCGGGTCGACAaacatcttcatttttttcctataccagaccatgtag
- the LOC102664683 gene encoding protein MAIN-LIKE 1-like gives MVVSCLLDFITVRIRSLGRALSRVIGRVLGREDNRDSDEVLKRRRPTTSTRRQREVVVVAEDAHYMDNAAEEVFQQPEEAVFDAQGFLGEPRDTLVLTAYADHVAVIKCPELKLSSHERKVQKFGRSTAEIEGLVAPTGLSLLIACSFDIGDWRLISPFVEGWHKETSSFHLPVGEAIITLDDVAFLLHLRIINSFHSFKTLHVDEVVLMLVELLEVNGDEARAEAVQCYGTYVRLSWLRKIYHNKCEARHWTVAARVYLLLLLGCTFFANKSATHVHVIFLDAFRDLSQSGSYAWGATTLMHMYDNLNDACKSDDKQLAG, from the exons ATGGTTGTTTCGTGTTTATTGGATTTC ATTACAGTTAGAATTAGAAGTTTAGGTCGTGCTTTAAGTAGAGTTATAGGAAGAGTCCTAGGGAGAGAAGATAATCGTGATTCAGATGAAGTTCTCAAAAGGCGAAGGCCCACAACATCCACACGTAGGCAACGAGAAGTTGTCGTTGTTGCTGAGGATGCTCATTACATGGATAATGCAGCTGAAGAGGTCTTCCAACAGCCTGAAGAAGCAGTTTTTGATGCCCAGGGTTTTCTAGGTGAGCCGCGTGACACATTAGTTCTGACTGCCTATGCTGATCATGTTGCAGTCATT aaatgtcCTGAATTGAAACTATCCTCCCATGAAAGGAAGGTTCAAAAATTCGGGAGGTCTACTGCTGAGATTGAAGGGTTAGTCGCTCCCACAGGATTAAGTCTTTTGATCGCATGTTCATTTGACATTGGCGATTGGAGACTTATATCGCCTTTTGTGGAAGGCTGGCATAAGGAAACTAGCAGTTTCCATCTTCCAGTAGGAGAGGCCATCATCACCCTTGATGATGTGGCTTTTTTGCTTCATCTGCGCATCATAAATTCATTCCATAGTTTCAAAACTCTTCATGTTGACGAAGTGGTGTTGATGTTAGTGGAGTTACTTGAAGTCAATGGAGATGAAGCCAGAGCTGAGGCAGTACAATGTTATGGGACATATGTACGACTATCATGGCTACGAAAGATTTATCATAACAAATGTGAGGCCAGACACTGGACTGTAGCAGCTCGAGTTTATTTGTTGCTTTTGCTAGGTTGCACtttttttgctaacaagagtgcaacacaCGTGCATGTAATTTTCTTGGACGCCTTTCGAGACCTCAGTCAAAGTGGAAGCTATGCATGGGGAGCTACCACCCTAATGCATatgtatgataatttgaatgatgcTTGTAAGAGTGACGACAAACAACTTGCTGGATAA